From the Fusarium musae strain F31 chromosome 11, whole genome shotgun sequence genome, one window contains:
- a CDS encoding hypothetical protein (MEROPS:MER0029866), with protein MSSALSSSLLEAELVPGSAASLIPEGFKPTTNLKVSFDGKDANLGNLFRASECKRAPSIQFDQEPDAPGDATYMLLLVDPDAPTPDDPKFAFWRHWVLPGLRPLSGGDAVAQVQPALTEYLGPGPKDDSKPHRYLLLLYRQPASLDLAKEDVGGEEFTQRRSFDTAKFVEKHGLRLVGANWFLGAGDGWKE; from the exons atgtcaagCGCGTTATCGAGCTCTCTCCTTGAGGCTGAATTGGTCCCCGGTTCAGCTGCTAGCCTGATCCCGGAAGGCTTCAAGCCTACGACGAATCTCAAGGTCTCGTTCGATGGGAAGGACGCCAACTTGGGGAACCTCTTCCGTGCGAGTGAGTGCAAGCGCGCTCCTAGCATCCAGTTTGATCAAGAA CCCGATGCTCCTGGGGATGCTACCTATATGCTTTTGCTTGTCGACCCTGATGCGCCAACACCAGATGACCCCAAGTTCGCCTTCTGGCGCCACTGGGTTCTCCCTGGCCTGAGACCTTTGAGCGGTGGAGATGCAGTGGCTCAAGTGCAACCCGCCCTCACAGAGTACTTGGGTCCTGGCCCGAAGGACGA CTCCAAGCCGCACAGATACTTGCTTCTATTGTACCGACAACCCgccagccttgaccttgccaagGAGGATGTAGGAGGCGAAGAATTTACGCAAAGAAGGTCTTTCGATACTGCCAagtttgttgagaagcatggACTACGACTCGTGGGCGCGAACTGGTTTCTCGGCGCTGGAGATGGTTGGAAAGAGTAG
- a CDS encoding hypothetical protein (CAZy:AA3) — protein MVHKPTPSPSSASDTFHLEKTDVLIVGSGPIGATFAHTLVKKGIKVTMIDIGQQPTDGAYVLNGQNPEQKAYGNLPAAAATRVVGGMGSHWTCCTPRQHKGIERSDLFSNSEWDSLYSRAEKLFKKNDDAFDDSVRQRLVRRVLTDAYPDREMKSMPLACKRKEGNKEYVEWSCTATILGELSTPEYFYKGGERLFDIRPNTQCDKLEVDAQGKIHWAVISDLENNKEYYIEAKKYVICAGAVLTPGILYKSGLEGKLPMLGHYLTEQPMAFCQVVLDRTLVNSVRDEEVVKAHTTAHENDPLPFPFNDPDPQVYFPLSEKYPWHTQIHRDAFGYGEVPSNIDQRLVVDLRWFGYMKPEYENCVTFSNETKDQFGMPQPIFNFILDEEAEERCKRMITDMIDVARKLGGFLPGAEPKYLAPGSALHICGTYRAGSTSADSVVNKNGKAWGVNDLVLGGCGVIPTQNACNPTLTAACFALAAADKIIEELHVDQ, from the exons ATGGTCCACAAGCCTACTCCCAGTCCTAGCTCTGCTAGCGACACCTTCCATTTGGAGAAGACTGATGTTCTCATCGTGGGCTCTGGCCCAATCGGTGCCACATTCGCTCATACCCTCGTCAAAAAGGGCATCAAGGTCACCATGATTGATATTGGCCAGCA ACCTACTGACGGGGCCTATGTACTCAATGGCCAGAACCCGGAGCAGAAGGCCTATGGTAACCTTCCTGCCGCTGCCGCAACTcgtgttgttggtggtatGGGATCCCACTGGACATGTTGCACCCCCCGGCAGCACAAGGGGATTGAGCGGTCTGACCTTTTCAGCAACAGTGAGTGGGACTCTCTCTACAGTCGCGCtgagaagctcttcaagaagaacgacGATGCTTTTGACGATTCTGTCCGCCAGAGGCTCGTCAGACGTGTCCTTACTGACGCCTACCCCGATCGTGAAATGAAGAGCATGCCGTTGGCCTGCAAACGCAAGGAAGGTAACAAAGAGTATGTTGAGTGGTCTTGCACTGCTACTATTCTTGGAGAACTGTCTACGCCAGAGTACTTTTATAAGGGCGGGGAACGACTGTTCGACATCAGGCCCAACACCCAATGCGACAAGCTTGAAGTGGATGCCCAGGGCAAGATTCACTGGGCCGTGATCAGCGACCTTGAAAACAACAAAGAATACTAcatcgaggccaagaagtacGTCATCTGTGCCGGTGCCGTGCTTACTCCGGGTATTTTGTATAAGTCTGGATTGGAGGGAAAGCTGCCTATGCTG GGCCACTACCTGACTGAGCAGCCTATGGCGTTTTGTCAAGTCGTTCTCGATAGGACTCTGGTCAATAGCGTCCGGGACGAAGAGGTCGTCAAAGCTCACACTACAGCCCATGAGAATGATCCACTTCCTTTCCCTTTCAATGATCCTGACCCACAGGTCTACTTCCCACTGTCCGAGAAATACCCCTGGCACACTCAGATCCATCGTGATGCCTTTGGCTATGGTGAGGTCCCGTCAAACATTGACCAACGCCTTGTTGTCGATCTTCGCTGGTTTGGCTACATGAAACCTGAATATGAGAACTGTGTCACATTCTCTAACGAGACCAAAGATCAGTTTGGAATGCCTCAG CCAATCTTCAACTTTATCTTGGATGAGGAAGCGGAAGAGCGCTGCAAGCGGATGATTACAGA CATGATCGATGTTGCTAGAAAACTTGGTGGCTTCCTTCCTGGTGCTGAGCCCAAGTACCTCGCTCCTGGATCTGCTCTCCATATCTGCGGTACATACCGCGCGGGAAGCACTTCAGCTGATAGTGTTGTCAATAAGAACGGCAAGGCTTGGGGCGTTAATGATCTCGTGCTTGGAGGCTGCGGTGTCATTCCCACTCAGAATGCTTGCAACCCCACGCTCACTGCTGCTTGCTTTGCTCTCGCAGCTGCTGACAAGATCATTGAAGAACTCCATGTTGACCAGTGA
- a CDS encoding hypothetical protein (CAZy:PL3) produces the protein MKYTAILALAGVSSAAVTKTLPKSAGATSFPTAVPVKGSYDGGMKRFERSPSVCQGQTETGEKDAMFILENGATLSNVIIGASQAEGVHCKGTCTLNNVWWADVCEDAITLKQTSGTSYINGGGAFHASDKIVQFNGRGTVQIKDFYAEDYGKLVRSCGNCKDNGGPRNVVIQGSVAVNGGVLCGINTNYGDTCKITSSCQNKGKYCDRYEGNSSGAEPSKIGSGPDGKYCTTSGVTTSC, from the exons atgaagtACACTGCCATCCTCGCCCTTGCTGGCGTCTCCTCCGCCGCTGTCACCAAAACTCTCCCCAAGTCCGCTGGTGCTACCTCATTCCCTACTGCTGTTCCTGTCAAGGGCAGCTATGATGGTGGCATGAAGCGATTCGAGCGCAGCC CCTCTGTTTGCCAAGGCCAGACTGAAACTGGTGAAAAGGATGCTATGTTCATTCTCGAGAACGGCGCCACTCTTTCCAACGTGATCATCGGCGCTTCTCAGGCCGAAGGTGTCCACTGCAAGGGTACTTG CACCCTGAACAACGTCTGGTGGGCCGACGTCTGTGAGGATGCCATCACCCTCAAGCAGACCAGTGGAACTTCCTACATCAACGGCGGCGGTGCTTTCCATGCTAGCGACAAGATCGTCCAGTTCAACGGCCGCGGAACCGTCCAGATCAAGGATTTCTACGCCGAGGACTACGGAAAGCTCGTCCGCAGCTGCGGAAACTGCAAGGATAACGGAGGTCCTCGAAACGTTGTCATCCAGGGCTCTGTTGCCGTCAACGGTGGTGTTCTCTGCGGCATTAACACCAACTACGGAGACACCTGCAAGATCACCAGCTCGTGCCAGAACAAGGGCAAGTACTGTGACCGCTACGAGGGCAACTCGAGCGGCGCTGAGCCATCCAAGATTGGATCTGGCCCTGACGGCAAGTACTGCACTACTTCTGGAGTCACCACGAGCTGCTAG
- a CDS encoding hypothetical protein (CAZy:AA7), which translates to MRCISLAVAAFLVVKSSATDSLLETKDFNITQALLDQGVDVSELPVSVDGPKRSDTGCAAACASLKILYGDAAVETRNEEDFRDFTASYWSSNQAEVNPYCIFIPQRPSHVSITILLARLAQCPFAAKSGGHAAFAGASSVEGGITISFANLKDVSLSKDKNIASIEPGNTWGPVYEQLAKSDVSVIGGRLYNIGVGGLTTGGGISFFSNIYGWACDNVQSYEVVLANGIIVEASAKSYSDLYWALRGGGNNFGLVVKFNLKTIPLPKSEMWGGSRIYTEDRFSEVTDALFNILKNSENDPKAGLYVPWVYYQGNKFSMPTMYYAEPDAGNATIWKDFNKIEAVSDTTRNRVLAGWGKELMSDSPPGLREVYYVITTKLDHGILEYTRDYFYKTVLTVANISGIIPAFVVQGITTPQLKQMQKNGGNALGIDPEGGPLLILQLSVMWANKSDDDAIYSWISDIFEVVTKEAKARGVNNDYVYMNYASQYQDVIASYGSGNKAKLKSIAKKYDPQQVFQKLQPGYFKLDRAPIPNSGYFSH; encoded by the exons ATGCGGTGTATTTCACTGGCCGTTGCCGCCTTCTTGGTTGTCAAATCAAGCGCCACCGATTCTCTGCTTGAGACCAAGGACTTCAACATCACTCAAGCCCTTCTTGACCAAGGCGTTGACGTTTCAGAGCTTCCTGTATCCGTGGACGGTCCTAAAAGATCTGACACCGGTTGCGCCGCTGCT TGCGCCTCTCTGAAGATACTCTACGGTGATGCCGCCGTTGAGACGAGGAACGAAGAGGACTTCAGGGACTTCACTGCCTCTTACTGGTCCTCAAACCAGGCAGAGGTCAACCCTTACTGCATCTTCATTCCTCAACGGCCGAGTCACGTTTCTATAACTATACTATTGGCTCGATTAGCACAATGTCCTTTCGCTGCAAAGAGTGGCGGCCACGCAGCCTTTGCTGGAGCTTCATCCGTTGAGGGTGGCATCACCATTTCATTTGCTAACTTGAAAGATGTCTCTCTGTCCAAAGATAAGAATATTGCTTCGATAGAGCCTGGCAACACCTGGGGGCCTGTGTACGAGCAGTTGGCGAAGTCTGACGTCAGTGTCATTGGAGGGCGACTCTATAACATCGGCGTTGGAGGATTGACCACGGGAG GCGGtatctcattcttctcaaatATTTATGGTTGGGCTTGCGATAATGTCCAGAGCTACGAG GTGGTACTCGCCAATGGCATAATAGTCGAAGCCAGCGCTAAATCATACTCTGATCTCTACTGGGCTCTTCGTGGAGGCGGGAACAACTTCGGTCTTGTTGTCAAGTtcaacctcaagaccatACCCCTTCCCAAGAGCGAGATGTGGGGAGGATCTCGCATCTATACAGAAGACAGGTTCTCCGAAGTCACAGACGCTCTGTTCAATATTCTAAAGAACTCTGAGAATGACCCAAAGGCCGGGCTCTACGTCCCTTGGGTCTATTATCAGGGCAACAAATTCTCTATGCCCACTATGTACTACGCCGAGCCTGACGCCGGAAATGCTACCATATGGAAGGACTTCAACAAGATTGAGGCCGTCTCTGATACCACGCGGAACAGAGTTCTCGCCGGATGGGGCAAAGAGCTCATGAGTGACAGCCCTCCGGGACTTCGCGAGGTCTACTACGTTATTACCACCAAGCTCGATCACGGCATATTGGAATACACGAGGGATTACTTTTACAAGACTGTTCTTACGGTAGCTAATATTTCTGGCATTATACCTGCTTTTGTGGTGCAAGGCATCACTACTCCCCAGCTCAAGCAGATGCAGAAGAATGGAGGCAACGCCCTTGGCATCGATCCTGAGGGTGGACCTCTATTGATTTTGCAGCTCTCCGTTATGTGGGCTAATAAGTCTGACGATGACGCCATCTACAGCTGGATCTCTGATATCTTCGAGGTAGTAACCAAGGAGGCCAAAGCTCGCGGAGTCAACAACGACTACGTTTACATGAACTACGCAAGTCAGTACCAGGATGTCATTGCAAGTTACGGGTCAGGCAATAAGgccaagctgaagagcaTTGCAAAGAAGTATGATCCTCAACAAGTATTTCAGAAGCTGCAGCCTGGATACTTCAAGCTGGATAGAGCACCTATTCCTAACTCTGGATACTTCTCCCACTAG
- a CDS encoding hypothetical protein (MEROPS:MER0000336): protein MRSATLLALLPFALAAPSAPSRRAEPAPILRPRGVKLVDGKYIVKMKKGFQASSIESWVDKMIESIEADADYTYSTGFGGFAASLKEDELNKLKHDPNVEYIEQDAYISIAATTQQSNAPWGIARISTQSPGGSTYTYDDSAGEGTCAYVIDTGIDVDHPDFDGRAKFLKNFAGGSDSDGQGHGTHVAGTIGSTTYGVAKKTSLFAVKVLGDDGSGTNSAVIAGMDFVSGHAKDENCPNGVVVNMSLGGETSDAVNQAAKAIVDAGLFLAVAAGNDGKDASGSSPASEESACTVGATTSDDTLADYSNFGSVVDVLAPGTDILSTWPNGKTNTISGTSMASPHVAGLAAYFLGLGQKAEGLCDYIASKALDGVISSVPSGTVNKLINNGVGGGSNSSSIRH, encoded by the exons ATGCGATCTGCTACTCTTCTCGCTCTTCTCCCCTTTGCGCTGGCCGCTCCCTCTGCTCCCTCCCGCCGGGCCGAGCCCGCTCCCATTCTTCGCCCCCGCGGTGTCAAGCTTGTCGATGGCAAGTACATcgtcaagatgaagaagggcttCCAGGCTTCTTCCATTGAGAGCTGGGTTGACAAGATGATCGAGTCCATCGAGGCCGATGCCGATTACACCTACTCCACGGGCTTCGGCGGTTTCGCGGCCAGCCTCAAGGAAGATGAGCTGAACAAGCTGAAGCACGACCCCAAT GTCGAGTACATTGAGCAGGATGCTTACATTAGCATCGCGGCTACTACTCAGCAGAGCAACGCTCCTTGGGGTATTGCTCGCATCTCCACCCAGAGCCCTGGTGGCAGCACTTACACCTACGATGACAGCGCCGGTGAGGGCACTTGCGCCTATGTCATCGACACCGGTATTGATGTCGACCATCCC GACTTCGACGGTCGcgccaagttcctcaagaACTTTGCTGGTGGTTCCGACAGCGACGGTCAAGGTCACGGCACTCACGTCGCCGGAACCATTGGTTCTACCACCTACGGTGTAGCCAAGAAGACCAGCCTCTTCGCTGTCAAGGTGCTCGGCGACGATGGCTCTGGTACCAACTCTGCTGTCATCGCTGGCATGGACTTCGTATCCGGTCACGCCAAAGATGAGAACTGCCCCAACGGTGTCGTTGTCAACATGTCTCTCGGTGGTGAGACATCCGATGCCGTCAAccaggctgccaaggccaTCGTCGATGCCggtctcttcctcgctgTCGCAGCCGGTAACGACGGCAAGGATGCCTCTGGATCCTCTCCTGCTTCCGAAGAGAGCGCATGCACTGTCGGTGCCACCACTAGCGATGACACTCTCGCCGACTACTCCAACTTCGGCTCTGTCGTTGATGTCCTCGCTCCCGGTACCGATATCCTCAGCACCTGGCCCAACGGCAAGACCAACACCATCTCTGGTACCTCCATGGCTTCGCCTCATGTCGCTGGTCTCGCCGCTTACTTCCTTGGTTTGGGACAGAAGGCTGAGGGCCTCTGCGATTACATTGCCTCCAAGGCCCTTGACGGAGTTATTTCCAGCGTGCCTTCTGGTACTGTTAACAAGCTTATCAACAacggtgttggtggtggcagcaacagcagcagcatccgCCACTAA